The genomic window GTCCTCATGCTGTCCGAGAGCCGCCAGCTCAGAATCTTCCGGCTGTACAAATCAATCACGGCCGTAAAATACATCATGCCCCATGGAGTCTTGATGTAAGTGATGTCTGTCGCCATTACCTGGTTCGGGAACGCGATGAACTTGTTCCGCAAGAGGTACGGGAACTTTCCGTATGGCGCTTTTCCGCTTCTTGTGGTCTTGAAGACAGGCTTCTGGCCTTTGATTCCAAGTTCCTTGTACAGGTTGCGGATAAACTTTTCTCCAGCCCAGTCGTACCCGAGTCTTTTCAGATGCTTTGACATCTTTTTGTAACCATAGGTACTGTGAGTTGACCACTCATTGATTACAATTTTTGCACGATTGAGCCTTGTTTTGTTTTCCCCAGCCTTCTTTTTCTGTCGTTCTGCTTCAAATCTGCGGCGCTCATAGTAAGTTGCCCGTGGAAGTTTCAGTATCCGGCACTGTTCAAGTACAGACAGCCCGACTCCATTTTTGTCATGCATATCTTTTTGAACAAGCTGCCATGATGCTAGTCCAGATGAAGCTTTTTTTTTAGCAAGTCAACCTCGAGCTGTTTCTTTCCTAATGAGGCGAGCATTTCATCCTGCTTTGCCCGTAGCCTTTCATTCTCTTCACGGAGGGCTTTCTGTTCGTCTGTCTCAAGTTTTCCTTCCAGAAACTGCTCCATCCATTCAGACAGTGTGCTTGGTGCAATGCTGTACTTTGCAGCGACCTCCGCCTCTTTAGCTCTCTTTTTAAGAGCCTCTTTTGCGACTTCGAGTTTGAACTTGTCTGAAAAATCCTTTCTTTTTCTTCCCATGAATTTGTCCTACCTTGACCTTAGCACAAATTCGTTGTTTTTTCTCCTCCGTGTCTAAATCTGAGGCTTATTATAAAATACGAATGTTGTAAAGGTTAATGTAAAAAAAACATATAAAAGAACTCATAAGCCAGTTACGACATATACGGAAGCTAATGTTAAAAATAACTTTAAGATTTGCAAAAAAGATCGTACAAAATAACTTATAGTTATTAATATGCTGAAAGTAAATTTGATAATGAATAAAAATACCAAATAATAAATGTAAATAACTTTTTATATTTTATTATATATAAATTAAAAAAGAGGTTGTTATAAAATGAGTGATATTTCTTTAAGAAAACAGTTTGATTATTCTTCTAGTCTATATAGATTTTTATGCCAATATCCTGAAAATGATTTATTTTATACTTCTCATAATCCAATTCTAGAACATCCTGCAGACGCTTTAAGAAAAGCATTGAAAAATACATACAAAGTTTTAAAACAATTATCTGAAGTTGATAAGGAATCTTATGATGATTGTAAAGAATGTATAAGAGAAGTATTTAATCAAGTTGATTCTTTTTATGATATTTGTTTTGAAATATTAAAATGTTTTTTTGATCCATCTAATAAAAAAAATATAAAAAATAATAAAGACTGGTTAAAGGAAAATAAAATAAATTGTGTAAACATATTTACAAGTAATGTTGATACACATAGTAAATTTGTATCAGAAATAAATAACTTAACTAAACATAATACATGGAACTTTGAATCTTTTACATTTTTATATAATAAACAAATTGCTATATAATAAGCCTCAGATTTAGACACGGAGGAGAAAAAACAACGAATTTGTGCTAAGGTCAAGGTAGGACAAATTCATGGGAAGAAAAAGAAAGGATTTTTCAGACAAGTTCAAACTCGAAGTCGCAAAAGAGGCTCTTAAAAAGAGAGCT from Treponema succinifaciens DSM 2489 includes these protein-coding regions:
- a CDS encoding IS3 family transposase translates to MHDKNGVGLSVLEQCRILKLPRATYYERRRFEAERQKKKAGENKTRLNRAKIVINEWSTHSTYGYKKMSKHLKRLGYDWAGEKFIRNLYKELGIKGQKPVFKTTRSGKAPYGKFPYLLRNKFIAFPNQVMATDITYIKTPWGMMYFTAVIDLYSRKILSWRLSDSMRTDFCLECVREAFEKYGVPAVFNTDCGSQYTSGEFIGLLKSYNVEISMDGIGRCKDNIFVERTWRTLKYEWIFLRDYRSEEELRKLLGEFVRFFNNERIHQGLDYKTPDEVYREGSFPSAIINKMAA
- a CDS encoding transposase, whose protein sequence is MGRKRKDFSDKFKLEVAKEALKKRAKEAEVAAKYSIAPSTLSEWMEQFLEGKLETDEQKALREENERLRAKQDEMLASLGKKQLEVDLLKKKLHLD